In Anoplopoma fimbria isolate UVic2021 breed Golden Eagle Sablefish chromosome 22, Afim_UVic_2022, whole genome shotgun sequence, a genomic segment contains:
- the gpr137c gene encoding integral membrane protein GPR137C: MFSAGEEVDARLFTPLQEPKGAAISPTLELSLTTGYTVLYCLLFVFVYLQLWLILHYGHKRFSYQSVFLFLCLLWAALRTTLFSFYFRNVVQANRLQPLAYWLLYCCPVCLQFFTLCLLNLYFTQVMFKAKAKYSPELTKYKVPLRLFFLCLSVFFLVVNLTCALLVQGALERSESPSDGGIRHAVLARVLINDSLFVLCAVSLAVCIFKIAKMSSANVYLESKGTSVCQATAVGAVVILLYTSRACYNLVAVALSPQDRPSPFNYGWYSVSDQADVREISGEAYVAFGIILFFWELLPTSLVVVFFRVQKPNQNLAPGGMINSHSFSSRAYFFDNPRRYDSDEDLSRSINSRTDRASLLSTTPQLGTSSWYGSIQRNGTLAAGVASTQQPPSSTAPLLFAYGNIQSHHHHHHNYYSTPQNNNNNHHHHHHHSNYFSTPQNYYCGSQTYFCTPQN; the protein is encoded by the exons ATGTTTTCTGCAGGAGAGGAGGTCGATGCACGCTTGTTTACGCCTCTGCAGGAGCCCAAAGGAGCTGCAATCTCCCCGACCCTGGAGCTCAGCCTGACCACCGGGTACACCGTCCTCTACTGcctcctgtttgtctttgtctacCTGCAGCTTTGGCTCATTTTGCATTATGGACACAAGCGTTTCAGCTACCAGAGCGTGTTTCTGTTCCTGTGCCTGCTGTGGGCCGCCCTGAGGACGACCCTCTTCTCCTTCTACTTCAGAAATGTGGTGCAGGCCAACCGGCTGCAGCCTCTGGCCTACTGGCTGCTCTACTGCTGCCCTGTCTGCCTGCAGTTCTTCACACTCTGCCTACTCAACCTCTACTTCACACAG GTGATGTTTAAGGCGAAAGCCAAGTATTCCCCAGAGCTCACCAAATACAA GGTTCCACTGCGTTTGTTCTTCCTGTGTCTCAGTGTATTTTTCCTTGTGGTGAATCTGACTTGTGCGTTATTGGTGCAAGGAGCTCTGGAGCGCTCTGAATCGCCgag TGATGGGGGTATCAGACACGCGGTCCTGGCCCGGGTCTTGATCAACGACAGTCTGTTTGTTCTCTGTGCTGTCTCACTGGCCGTCTGCATCTTCAAGATTGCCAAGATGTCCTCTGCCAATGTTTACCTTGAGTCCAAG GGTACCTCGGTGTGCCAAGCCACAGCAGTAGGAGCCGTGGTGATCCTGCTCTACACATCCAGAGCCTGTTACAACCTGGTGGCGGTGGCCCTGTCCCCACAGGACAGACCCAGTCCCTTCAACTACGGCTGGTACAGCGTTTCTGATCAG gCCGACGTGCGGGAGATCAGCGGCGAAGCCTACGTCGCATTTGGGATAATTCTGTTCTTCTGGGAGCTGCTACCTACAAGTTTGGTGGTTGTTTTCTTCCGAGTCCAGAAACCCAACCAAAACCTG GCTCCAGGAGGGATGATCAACAGCCACAGTTTCAGCTCCAGAGCATATTTCTTTGACAACCCTCGGCGGTACGATAGCGATGAGGACCTGTCCAGGAGCATTAATAGTCGGACGGATCGGGCCAG CCTCCTCTCCACCACTCCCCAGCTGGGCACCTCCAGTTGGTATGGCTCCATCCAGCGCAACGGGACTCTGGCGGCGGGCGTTGCATCTACCCAGCAACCGCCGTCCTCCACGGCCCCCCTCCTCTTTGCCTACGGAAACATCCAGagtcaccatcaccaccatcacaacTACTATTCCACCCcgcagaacaacaacaacaaccaccaccatcatcatcatcacagtaACTACTTTTCCACGCCACAGAATTATTACTGCGGGTCGCAAACATATTTCTGCACCCCACAGAATTAA